Proteins encoded by one window of Arachis hypogaea cultivar Tifrunner chromosome 1, arahy.Tifrunner.gnm2.J5K5, whole genome shotgun sequence:
- the LOC112710626 gene encoding protein NRT1/ PTR FAMILY 2.11: MHHIGESRTSREAVDNEEEILLKNENSGTDDEPKINYRGWKVMPFIIGNEIFEKLGAIGTLSNLLVYLTTVFNLENITATNIINIFNGSTNFATIIGAFCSDTYFGRYKTLGFCTVASFLGLLVIQLTAAIEKLHPPHCEENTTCKGPTEGQMTFLKTGLGLLLIGAAGIRPCNLAFGADQFNPNTDSGKKGINSFFNWYFFTFTIAQMISLTIIVYIQSNVSWAVGLGIPAALMLLSSVIFFLGSNMYVKVKPSGSPLTSIVQVIVVAAKKRKLKLSEYLYPSLFNYLPPKSVNSKLPYTYQFRFLDKAAIMTPQDQLNPNGSAADPWSLCSMQQVEEVKCLLRVLPIWVSSILYFVVIVQQHTVVVFQALISDRRIGSSNFMIPAASYYVFLMITVAIWLPLYDRKVMPLLQKLTRRESGITLLQRMGTGIFFSIISMLVSAKVERHRRNLALTEPLGIETRKGVISSMSGMWLIPQLALAGLAEAFMSVAQVEFYYKQFPENMRSMAGSLYYCGHAGSSYLSTLLISTVHQITARSATGNWLPEDLNKGRLDNFYCIIAAIEVVNLGYFLICSQWYRYKGTDSSSTELEKLTQQSERTANGV; the protein is encoded by the exons ATGCATCATATTGGAGAGAGCAGGACATCGAGAGAGGCTGTGGATAATGAAGAGGAAATCTTGCTTAAGAACGAAAATAGCGGAACAGATGACGAACCTAAGATTAACTATAGAGGGTGGAAGGTCATGCCCTTCATAATAG GGAATGAGATTTTTGAGAAGCTAGGAGCTATTGGTACATTGTCCAATCTCTTGGTCTATCTCACTACAGTATTCAATTTAGAAAACATCACAGCTACAAATATTATCAACATCTTCAATGGCAGCACCAACTTTGCTACGATAATTGGAGCTTTCTGCTCTGACACCTATTTTGGCCGCTACAAGACTCTAGGATTCTGCACGGTGGCTTCATTTCTG GGTTTATTAGTAATACAACTGACAGCAGCAATTGAGAAGCTGCATCCACCTCATTGCGAAGAGAACACCACATGCAAAGGCCCAACAGAGGGGCAAATGACATTTCTAAAGACTGGTCTTGGATTATTGTTGATAGGAGCTGCGGGGATAAGACCATGTAACTTGGCGTTTGGGGCTGATCAGTTTAATCCTAATACAGATTCTGGGAAGAAAGGGATCAATAGCTTCTTCAATTGGTACTTTTTCACTTTTACCATTGCTCAAATGATATCCTTAACAATTATTGTCTATATACAGTCAAATGTTAGCTGGGCAGTGGGTCTGGGAATTCCCGCTGCGTTGATGTTGTTATCTTCTGTAATCTTCTTTTTGGGTTCGAATATGTATGTAAAAGTTAAACCAAGTGGGAGTCCTCTGACTAGTATAGTGCAAGTTATAGTGGTCGCAGCTAAGAAAAGGAAGCTGAAGCTATCAGAATATCTATATCCTTCCCTCTTCAACTACTTGCCTCCAAAATCAGTGAATTCTAAGCTTCCCTATACATATCAATTCAG GTTCCtcgacaaagcagcaattatgaCTCCTCAAGATCAACTAAATCCCAATGGATCTGCTGCTGATCCCTGGAGTCTTTGCAGTATGCAGCAAGTGGAGGAGGTCAAATGCTTGTTGAGAGTGTTACCAATCTGGGTTTCATCAATTTtatactttgttgttattgtcCAACAGCACACTGTTGTAGTGTTCCAAGCCCTTATATCTGACAGGCGTATTGGGAGTAGCAATTTCATGATCCCAGCTGCATCCTATTATGTCTTCCTGATGATTACCGTGGCAATATGGTTACCTCTCTATGACAGAAAAGTCATGCCTTTGCTTCAGAAGCTCACCCGAAGAGAGAGTGGCATCACACTCCTCCAGAGGATGGGCACTGGCATTTTTTTCTCTATAATCAGCATGCTAGTGTCTGCGAAGGTTGAACGGCACCGGAGAAATCTGGCTCTGACCGAACCACTTGGAATTGAAACGAGAAAAGGTGTGATTTCATCAATGTCAGGTATGTGGCTGATTCCTCAGCTGGCATTGGCTGGTTTAGCCGAGGCATTTATGTCCGTTGCACAAGTCGAATTTTACTACAAACAGTTTCCTGAAAACATGAGAAGCATGGCAGGCTCTCTTTACTACTGCGGCCATGCAGGGTCAAGTTATTTGAGTACTTTGCTGATTTCGACCGTCCACCAAATCACCGCAAGATCTGCAACTGGGAATTGGCTGCCGGAGGATCTGAACAAGGGGAGGTTGGATAACTTCTATTGCATCATTGCTGCTATAGAAGTTGTTAATTTGGGCTACTTTCTGATATGTTCACAGTGGTATCGGTACAAAGGGACGGACAGCAGCTCCACCGAGCTTGAAAAATTGACACAACAATCTGAAAGAACTGCAAATGGTGTTTAA